One Natrinema halophilum genomic window carries:
- a CDS encoding DUF456 domain-containing protein: MSDRSNEATTNRDASATDDLLEETDRLLSETGADSGGRASGSAGPSSVASDDESSRAVGGSGHGRPSEPEPTAESETGASRSRLSRLTSPLASRLSLGRYFSPKVFLALVLTLGIGLVAGATVLPFGGRVIGMFVGAFAAGLIGSNRQYLEISAAGVSVGGVAAVLSHTMLAVAGSGQTLVAVGATAGLFAAVGGYYFGRDLRDGLSRDI; this comes from the coding sequence ATGAGCGACCGTTCGAACGAGGCGACCACGAATCGGGACGCCTCCGCCACCGACGACCTTCTCGAGGAGACGGATCGGCTCCTCTCGGAGACGGGGGCGGATTCGGGGGGCAGAGCGTCCGGCTCCGCGGGTCCGTCATCTGTGGCGAGCGACGATGAGTCGTCGAGGGCTGTCGGCGGATCGGGTCACGGACGGCCGAGCGAACCCGAACCCACCGCCGAATCCGAAACCGGTGCGTCGCGGTCGCGGCTCTCGCGGCTCACGTCGCCGCTCGCGTCGCGGCTCTCGCTCGGGCGGTACTTCTCGCCGAAGGTGTTTCTCGCCCTCGTTCTCACCCTCGGTATCGGCCTGGTGGCCGGCGCAACCGTACTGCCCTTCGGCGGGCGCGTGATCGGTATGTTCGTCGGTGCGTTCGCCGCCGGTCTGATCGGCTCGAACCGCCAGTATCTCGAGATAAGCGCCGCCGGTGTTTCGGTCGGCGGTGTCGCTGCGGTACTCAGTCATACGATGCTCGCCGTCGCCGGCTCGGGACAGACACTCGTCGCAGTCGGGGCGACCGCCGGGTTGTTCGCGGCGGTCGGCGGTTACTATTTCGGTCGCGACCTGCGCGACGGCCTTTCACGCGATATTTGA
- a CDS encoding dipeptide epimerase — MTLETAFERRSLPLEFPFGIARGTTTATEVVLVRITDGDDTSGLGAASPSSHYGETAATVSSVMPELLAVVEDVGDPHQLERLERRLRETVRRNPSARAAVSIALHDLVAKRLDVPLYRYWGLDPAETLETSYTIGLDDDETMREKTETAIERGYGTLKVKLGTDRDLEIVRTIRSVAPDVRLFVDANEAWSPREALRKIDRLAAFDVAVVEQPVPADDPQGLKYVFDRSTLPIAADESCVTLADVPRIADRCDIANLKLMKCGGLLEAKRLIHAARAHGLDVLCGCMTESNASIAAACHLAPLLDYADLDGSLLLADDPVDGVSMPNGRIDLAALDRPGTGAVLEAEFD; from the coding sequence ATGACGCTCGAGACCGCCTTCGAACGTCGTTCGCTCCCGCTCGAGTTCCCGTTCGGAATCGCCCGCGGAACGACGACCGCGACCGAGGTCGTCCTGGTTCGGATCACCGACGGCGACGACACGTCCGGTCTCGGGGCTGCGTCGCCGTCGTCACACTACGGGGAAACCGCTGCGACCGTCTCGTCCGTCATGCCCGAGTTGCTCGCGGTCGTCGAAGACGTCGGCGATCCCCACCAACTCGAGCGACTCGAGCGGCGACTCCGAGAAACGGTCCGGCGAAATCCGAGCGCTCGTGCGGCGGTGAGCATCGCCCTCCACGATCTCGTCGCGAAGCGTCTCGACGTTCCGCTCTACCGGTACTGGGGGCTCGATCCCGCGGAGACGCTCGAAACATCGTACACGATCGGCCTCGACGACGACGAGACGATGCGCGAAAAGACCGAAACTGCCATCGAACGGGGATACGGGACACTGAAAGTCAAGCTCGGAACTGATCGGGATCTCGAGATCGTCCGGACGATCCGATCGGTCGCGCCGGACGTGCGGCTTTTCGTCGACGCGAACGAGGCCTGGTCACCACGCGAAGCGCTCCGGAAAATCGATCGGCTGGCCGCGTTCGACGTGGCGGTCGTCGAGCAGCCGGTTCCCGCCGACGACCCGCAGGGGCTGAAATACGTCTTCGACCGCTCCACCCTCCCGATCGCCGCCGACGAGTCCTGCGTGACGCTCGCGGACGTCCCCCGAATCGCGGACCGGTGCGACATCGCGAATCTGAAACTGATGAAGTGCGGCGGCCTGCTCGAGGCGAAGCGACTGATCCACGCCGCCCGGGCACACGGCCTCGACGTACTGTGCGGTTGTATGACCGAATCGAACGCCTCGATCGCCGCGGCCTGTCATCTCGCGCCGCTGCTCGACTACGCCGATCTCGACGGCTCGCTGCTGCTGGCCGACGATCCTGTCGACGGCGTTTCGATGCCGAACGGCCGGATCGATCTCGCCGCCCTCGACCGTCCGGGAACGGGTGCCGTCCTCGAGGCGGAGTTCGACTGA
- a CDS encoding O-acetylhomoserine aminocarboxypropyltransferase/cysteine synthase family protein, producing MSDDSSGDDHRFATNSVHAGQEPDPTTGARAPPIYQTTSYEFDDTDHAAALFGLEEFGNIYSRIMNPTNAMLEERIATLEGGVAALATSSGMAAFDLATFILAEVGDNIVSSSSLYGGTYTYLTHTVEKRGIETKFVDTLDYDAYEEAIDDDTAFVHLETIGNPALVTPDIERIADIAHDHDVPLFVDNTFATPYLCRPLEHGADLVWNSTTKWIHGAGSTVGGILVDGGSFPWEEGDYPEITEPNPAYHGVNFRETFGDMAFALVARTRGLRDLGNQQAPFDAWTTLQKLESLPLRMEKHCDNAMAVAEHLEDHSAVDWVNYPGLESHETHEEATEYLEGGYGGMITFGLEDGYDAAETVCNEVELTSMLANVGDAKTLIIHPASTTHQQLTEEEKLASGVTDDLVRLSVGIEDVDDVIADLDRAIEQA from the coding sequence ATGAGCGACGATTCCAGCGGCGACGATCACCGATTCGCAACGAACAGCGTCCACGCCGGCCAAGAGCCCGATCCGACCACGGGCGCTCGCGCGCCACCGATCTACCAGACCACGTCCTACGAGTTCGACGACACGGATCACGCCGCCGCGCTGTTCGGACTCGAGGAGTTCGGGAACATCTACTCCCGGATCATGAACCCGACCAACGCGATGCTCGAAGAGCGTATCGCGACCCTCGAGGGCGGCGTCGCTGCGCTGGCCACGTCCTCCGGGATGGCCGCGTTCGACCTCGCGACCTTCATCCTCGCAGAGGTCGGCGACAACATCGTTTCGTCGTCCTCGCTGTACGGCGGTACCTACACCTACCTCACCCACACCGTCGAGAAACGAGGGATCGAGACGAAGTTCGTCGATACGCTGGACTACGACGCCTACGAGGAGGCCATCGACGACGACACCGCGTTCGTCCACCTCGAGACGATCGGCAACCCCGCGCTCGTGACGCCGGACATCGAGCGAATCGCCGACATCGCCCACGACCACGACGTACCGCTGTTCGTCGACAACACCTTCGCGACGCCGTATCTCTGCCGACCGCTCGAGCACGGCGCGGACCTCGTCTGGAACTCGACGACCAAGTGGATTCACGGCGCGGGCTCGACGGTCGGCGGCATCCTGGTCGACGGCGGTTCGTTCCCCTGGGAGGAGGGCGACTACCCCGAGATCACCGAGCCGAATCCGGCCTATCACGGCGTTAACTTCCGCGAGACGTTCGGCGACATGGCCTTCGCGCTCGTCGCTCGCACCCGCGGTCTGCGCGACCTGGGGAACCAGCAAGCGCCCTTCGACGCCTGGACCACCCTGCAGAAACTCGAATCGCTTCCGCTCCGGATGGAAAAACACTGCGACAACGCCATGGCCGTCGCAGAACACCTCGAGGATCACTCAGCCGTCGACTGGGTCAACTACCCCGGCCTCGAGAGCCACGAGACCCACGAGGAGGCCACCGAGTACCTCGAGGGCGGCTACGGCGGCATGATCACCTTCGGACTCGAGGACGGCTACGACGCCGCGGAAACGGTCTGTAACGAGGTCGAACTCACGAGCATGCTGGCGAACGTCGGCGACGCGAAGACGCTGATCATTCACCCCGCGAGCACGACTCACCAGCAACTCACCGAGGAGGAGAAACTGGCGAGCGGCGTCACCGATGATCTCGTCCGCCTCTCGGTGGGGATCGAAGACGTCGACGACGTGATCGCCGACCTCGACCGGGCGATCGAGCAGGCGTAA
- a CDS encoding DUF7522 family protein: MATGLLTSEASEQIVTTCRTAIGDSLRSVTYFTRDDYEQMYLREDLERDADLATFIGHEWRGFKTTQTAYEGSELGAYDYTIRVFENGFLVRVTNDREGVFVTTDGLTVKDFEEVATALDSFLSEREIS; the protein is encoded by the coding sequence ATGGCGACAGGGCTACTCACGTCGGAGGCGTCGGAACAGATCGTTACGACCTGTCGAACGGCAATCGGCGACAGCCTTCGTTCGGTCACGTACTTTACGCGCGACGACTACGAGCAGATGTATCTTCGCGAGGACTTAGAGCGCGATGCCGACCTCGCGACGTTCATCGGCCACGAGTGGCGCGGGTTCAAGACCACCCAGACGGCCTACGAGGGGTCAGAACTCGGCGCATACGATTACACGATCCGAGTGTTCGAAAACGGATTTCTGGTTCGCGTTACGAACGACCGCGAAGGCGTCTTCGTTACGACGGACGGCCTCACGGTCAAGGATTTCGAAGAAGTCGCAACGGCACTCGATTCGTTCCTTAGCGAGCGCGAGATTTCCTGA
- a CDS encoding ArsR/SmtB family transcription factor yields the protein MDSAALLDLLGNENRRRILRLLARKPCYVTEISDYLGVSPKAVIEHLRKLEEAGLIESRVDDQRRKYFHIARNVRLEVNVSPYGFASKSAYPSNNSFDITTCRHLSLDVSWDDSNSLDELLGALEDLEQLENELSLAQRWVQGRLCDVLDQISESVGAGPESRIYADLLASVRSEPKSVGELSDDIDAPREVVAELLEVMADSGVVRRTERGWELTTAG from the coding sequence ATGGACTCCGCCGCGTTGTTGGATTTGCTCGGGAACGAAAACAGGCGGCGAATTCTTCGATTGCTCGCCCGCAAACCCTGTTACGTCACCGAAATTTCGGACTACCTTGGCGTAAGCCCCAAGGCGGTCATCGAACACCTCCGCAAACTCGAGGAAGCGGGGTTGATCGAAAGTCGGGTCGACGATCAACGGCGGAAATACTTCCACATCGCCAGGAACGTTCGACTGGAAGTGAACGTTTCTCCGTACGGATTCGCGAGCAAAAGCGCATACCCATCGAACAATAGTTTTGATATCACGACCTGTCGCCACCTCTCGCTCGACGTTTCCTGGGACGATTCGAACAGTCTCGACGAGTTGCTCGGCGCCCTCGAGGATTTAGAACAGCTCGAAAACGAGCTCTCGCTGGCCCAGCGATGGGTTCAAGGTCGACTCTGTGACGTCCTCGACCAGATATCCGAAAGCGTCGGGGCCGGTCCGGAAAGCCGGATCTACGCTGATCTACTTGCGAGCGTCCGCTCGGAGCCGAAATCGGTCGGCGAACTCAGTGACGACATCGACGCGCCCCGCGAAGTCGTCGCCGAGTTACTCGAGGTGATGGCAGACAGCGGAGTCGTTCGCCGAACTGAGCGCGGCTGGGAACTGACGACGGCCGGGTGA
- a CDS encoding alkaline phosphatase PhoX: MVELNRRNLMEASVAAALGASVTGIATGDGPADPDTPLAPHVKGELKRFSSTARGAEVTGPIVFADGSLLYSLQHPSRENSAPYDEAGIGYFSGFRFQFDGSNDDFDELSTPQSNAERETVRGSNGEFTFLARAHEAINGGTEELGVVQTPDGKNITTNEFAGTQYGDAAYNPDCNQFVATNDAGTEGFLFTNWENSPGNVSRLPIRRTDEGEWDADLENAINLANTEPMRELGGTRINCYGDLSPWNTMISSEENYAHPRVSLAATVSDVLEAGTGKGLRGAHEFWNRPNPSEIQSAVEDYYDDSWGVQGFWAMTGVEFLAYYLGADPVDQGSDGTTTRPITDVYPNPYRYGYHIDVREPTADPPQPVKYYVMGRAAWESPDIQSDRKTVYGCSDGDSKGIYKFVADRSIDCYDDPMDLAGTLYAPTVTNEEAARELPTAAVDLEIEWLKLGHATNREVEAWIAEYDGVTQEDYLESHAETDWEDDFETALEEADREVVENGNRDYISDEEIVRWAEQWEEEGPDGVSTELRRVPFLETRAAAKEVGASIEFNKAEGVDSVDGAGPGDPVYFAISELNDDMSNEEGYEDAGDVRIERVDGGVVYRAELEGDFNVSTLEPVIVGPDASDPADVADDALINVDNVSVMDDGRVLCCEDADQFGRSYSNDCLYVYEPAENDVSGRGCGQRWNDADRPGDGRARGRADVQGQGDDGDTGAD, translated from the coding sequence ATGGTCGAGTTAAATCGGCGGAACCTGATGGAAGCATCGGTGGCTGCGGCACTGGGCGCGAGCGTAACCGGCATAGCGACCGGGGACGGACCGGCCGACCCCGATACGCCCCTGGCGCCGCACGTAAAAGGCGAACTGAAGCGATTCTCGTCGACCGCACGCGGTGCGGAGGTAACGGGTCCGATCGTGTTCGCAGACGGGTCGCTGTTGTATAGCCTTCAGCACCCGAGCCGAGAGAACTCAGCCCCGTACGACGAAGCGGGTATCGGGTACTTCAGTGGCTTTCGATTCCAGTTCGACGGGAGCAACGACGACTTCGACGAACTGTCGACGCCGCAATCGAACGCGGAACGGGAGACGGTCCGGGGTTCGAACGGCGAGTTCACGTTCCTCGCACGGGCACACGAAGCGATAAACGGCGGAACCGAAGAACTCGGCGTCGTACAGACGCCCGATGGGAAGAACATCACGACGAACGAGTTCGCCGGCACACAGTACGGTGACGCGGCGTACAATCCCGACTGCAACCAGTTCGTCGCCACGAACGACGCGGGAACCGAGGGATTTCTCTTCACGAACTGGGAGAACAGTCCCGGAAACGTCTCGCGACTTCCGATCCGGCGCACCGACGAGGGCGAGTGGGACGCCGACCTCGAGAACGCCATCAACCTCGCTAACACGGAGCCGATGCGCGAACTCGGTGGGACGCGCATCAACTGTTACGGCGATCTGAGTCCGTGGAACACGATGATCTCCTCCGAGGAGAACTACGCCCACCCGCGGGTATCGCTCGCCGCAACGGTGAGCGACGTTCTGGAGGCTGGAACGGGGAAGGGGCTTCGCGGTGCCCACGAGTTCTGGAACAGACCGAACCCGTCGGAGATTCAGAGCGCCGTCGAGGACTACTACGACGACTCCTGGGGCGTCCAGGGGTTCTGGGCGATGACCGGCGTCGAATTCCTCGCGTACTACCTCGGTGCCGACCCCGTCGACCAGGGATCCGACGGCACCACGACGCGACCTATCACCGACGTCTACCCGAACCCATACCGGTACGGCTACCACATCGACGTCCGCGAGCCGACGGCCGACCCGCCACAGCCCGTGAAGTACTACGTAATGGGGCGGGCCGCCTGGGAATCTCCGGATATCCAGTCCGACAGGAAGACGGTCTACGGCTGCTCCGACGGGGACAGCAAAGGGATCTATAAATTCGTCGCCGACAGATCGATCGACTGTTACGACGATCCGATGGATCTCGCCGGCACCCTTTACGCACCGACGGTAACCAACGAGGAGGCCGCGCGCGAGCTTCCGACGGCGGCGGTCGACCTCGAGATCGAGTGGCTGAAACTGGGCCACGCGACCAACAGGGAGGTCGAAGCGTGGATCGCCGAGTACGACGGCGTCACCCAGGAGGATTACCTCGAGAGTCACGCGGAGACCGACTGGGAGGACGACTTCGAAACCGCGCTCGAGGAGGCCGACAGGGAGGTCGTCGAGAACGGGAACCGGGACTACATCAGCGATGAGGAGATCGTTCGCTGGGCGGAGCAGTGGGAAGAGGAGGGACCCGACGGCGTTTCGACGGAACTCCGTCGCGTTCCGTTCCTCGAGACGCGGGCGGCGGCAAAGGAGGTCGGTGCGTCCATCGAGTTCAACAAGGCCGAAGGCGTCGACAGCGTCGACGGTGCCGGCCCGGGAGACCCGGTCTACTTCGCCATTTCGGAACTCAACGACGACATGTCCAACGAGGAGGGCTACGAAGACGCGGGCGACGTTCGGATCGAACGGGTCGACGGCGGGGTCGTCTACCGCGCCGAACTCGAGGGCGATTTCAACGTCTCGACGCTCGAGCCGGTTATCGTGGGACCGGACGCGAGCGACCCGGCCGACGTTGCGGACGACGCGCTCATCAACGTCGACAACGTCTCCGTGATGGACGACGGTCGCGTCCTCTGCTGTGAGGATGCGGATCAGTTCGGCCGGTCTTATAGCAACGACTGTCTCTACGTGTACGAGCCCGCGGAAAATGACGTCTCCGGACGCGGCTGCGGCCAGCGATGGAACGACGCCGATCGACCGGGAGACGGACGCGCTCGTGGGAGAGCTGACGTCCAGGGACAAGGGGATGACGGAGATACCGGAGCCGACTGA
- a CDS encoding Vms1/Ankzf1 family peptidyl-tRNA hydrolase: MLDELLGRASLKERIDDLEDENDRLRKRYEAESDRRAEAATARQDAEERINRLEDRIAQLEGELERKNADDGGLDVRGRDLLRRDRLEELVDRLASFRTGAEGALTIGVADDGLTESVRTQLADVLGERVALVDDAAPCLCCVDDAGLIAVTLEPPTDPDPMATWDDRFALEREWFLPTGTHALAVVRTDLFALGVYEGDERIDYRGFESNVKGSHSKGGFSQARFERIRDEQIDEHLERCRTALAAYERGGERTDVPLYLVGQRGVVDALVDDSQLQPAATAAVDATGAPKQALEDAVRSFWTTELRIL; this comes from the coding sequence ATGCTCGACGAGTTACTCGGCCGTGCATCGCTCAAAGAGCGAATCGACGACCTCGAAGATGAAAACGACCGGCTGCGAAAGCGTTACGAGGCCGAATCCGATCGCCGGGCCGAGGCCGCGACGGCCAGACAGGACGCCGAAGAGCGGATCAACCGCCTCGAAGACCGAATAGCCCAGTTAGAGGGCGAACTCGAGCGGAAAAACGCAGACGACGGCGGTCTCGACGTCCGCGGTCGTGATCTCCTTCGAAGGGATCGCCTCGAAGAACTCGTCGATCGACTCGCATCGTTCCGAACTGGTGCCGAAGGAGCGTTGACTATCGGGGTCGCCGACGACGGGCTTACCGAGTCGGTCCGAACGCAACTGGCCGACGTTCTCGGCGAACGTGTCGCGCTCGTCGACGACGCTGCGCCGTGTCTGTGTTGTGTCGACGACGCGGGCCTGATCGCCGTGACCCTCGAGCCGCCGACCGATCCGGACCCGATGGCCACCTGGGATGACCGATTTGCCCTCGAGCGCGAGTGGTTTCTGCCGACCGGGACGCACGCTCTCGCAGTAGTGCGGACCGACCTCTTCGCGCTCGGCGTTTACGAGGGCGACGAACGCATCGATTATCGAGGGTTCGAGAGCAACGTCAAAGGAAGCCACTCGAAGGGGGGCTTTTCGCAGGCACGATTCGAACGGATTCGCGACGAGCAGATCGACGAACACCTCGAACGCTGTCGGACGGCTCTCGCTGCGTACGAACGCGGCGGCGAACGAACTGATGTACCGCTCTATCTCGTCGGTCAGCGCGGCGTCGTCGATGCACTGGTCGATGATTCACAGCTACAGCCGGCCGCGACGGCCGCCGTTGATGCGACCGGTGCGCCGAAGCAGGCGCTCGAGGACGCCGTTCGTTCGTTCTGGACGACGGAGTTACGGATTTTGTAA
- a CDS encoding DUF5802 family protein produces the protein MFEVFSRSYYLGRLYVTPTDGNCARMHSEQHERINEEVYATDDGLERLDAPLVMKLESRHFPVHGAADVPSNTLALPEPMLEGTDIRNPPSLREVFLARREQARQLLELTGGWQTERFGSPDDDLPGAGT, from the coding sequence ATGTTCGAGGTCTTTTCGCGGAGCTACTATCTCGGACGCCTGTACGTGACTCCCACCGACGGGAACTGTGCACGTATGCACAGTGAGCAACACGAACGCATCAACGAGGAAGTGTACGCGACCGACGACGGACTCGAGCGACTCGACGCGCCGCTCGTGATGAAACTCGAGTCGCGACACTTTCCGGTTCACGGGGCGGCGGACGTTCCGTCGAACACGCTCGCACTGCCGGAACCGATGCTCGAGGGGACCGACATCAGGAATCCGCCTTCGTTACGGGAAGTGTTTCTCGCCCGTCGAGAACAGGCCCGACAGCTGCTCGAACTCACCGGCGGCTGGCAAACCGAACGCTTTGGGTCACCGGACGACGACCTGCCCGGTGCCGGAACTTAA
- a CDS encoding DUF1611 domain-containing protein — MRVAILAHERFPDRAKTALGVLRYADHDVVAVLDRSNAGRRVSDFVPDVQDARIVASMADIEPDAVDALLIGIAPIGGDFDETWRDDVRTALEYGCDVISGLHYFLGEDDEFARLAADHDCELRDVRKPPDDLTVSEGVAGDGDAEVILTVGTDCSVGKMTTTMELARAARESGYDAAVIPTGQTGILIEDWGIPIDRVIGDFAAGAVESMILERGADHDYLFVEGQGSIVHPAYSAVTCGILHGSMADRLVLCHEAGREAIHGYESFALPTIPTYVDLYERLAEPVAASRVVAGALNTAGLEDPAARQAVDDYADSLDAPATDVLRFGTDAVLEALIR; from the coding sequence ATGCGCGTTGCGATTCTCGCCCACGAGAGATTTCCCGACCGGGCAAAAACGGCTCTCGGCGTCCTCAGATATGCAGACCACGACGTTGTCGCCGTTCTCGACCGCTCGAACGCCGGTCGTCGCGTCTCCGACTTCGTCCCCGACGTTCAGGACGCCCGGATCGTTGCCAGCATGGCCGACATAGAGCCCGACGCCGTCGATGCCCTGCTGATCGGCATCGCCCCGATCGGTGGCGATTTCGACGAAACCTGGCGCGACGACGTCCGAACGGCACTCGAATACGGGTGCGACGTCATCTCGGGGCTCCACTACTTTCTCGGCGAGGACGACGAATTCGCTCGTCTGGCAGCCGACCACGATTGCGAGTTGCGCGACGTCAGAAAGCCGCCGGACGATCTCACGGTCAGCGAGGGGGTTGCCGGCGACGGCGACGCCGAGGTGATCCTCACTGTCGGCACCGACTGCTCGGTCGGGAAGATGACGACGACCATGGAACTCGCCCGGGCCGCACGCGAGTCCGGGTACGACGCCGCCGTGATTCCGACCGGCCAGACGGGAATCCTGATCGAGGACTGGGGTATCCCGATCGATCGCGTCATCGGCGACTTCGCTGCGGGCGCGGTCGAGTCGATGATCCTCGAGAGGGGAGCCGATCACGACTACCTGTTCGTCGAAGGGCAGGGGAGTATCGTCCATCCGGCGTATTCGGCTGTTACCTGCGGGATTCTCCACGGATCGATGGCGGACCGACTCGTCCTCTGTCACGAGGCCGGCCGCGAGGCGATCCACGGGTACGAGTCGTTCGCGCTGCCGACGATTCCGACGTACGTCGACCTCTATGAGCGCCTCGCCGAACCCGTGGCGGCGAGTCGGGTCGTCGCCGGTGCGCTCAACACTGCCGGTCTCGAGGACCCAGCGGCTCGCCAGGCGGTCGACGACTATGCCGACTCGCTCGACGCACCCGCAACCGACGTGCTCCGCTTTGGAACCGATGCAGTGCTCGAGGCGCTGATTCGATGA
- a CDS encoding sodium:calcium antiporter, with the protein MIEIAGLLALAAVGAGIVWFGSIRLEDAANDIAAGYGLPTVVQGAVIAAVGSSMPELVSVLLATLVHGEFELGVGSIVGSAVFNLLAIPGMAVVIGGGIDTTRELVYKEALFYMLAVASLLLTFSLAVIYNPVTAADGLIRGAVSRPLALFPVALYGLYIFTQYLDVADEGRVVDESVDMGRAWLWFGVGLVTIVIGVEGLVRSAVGLGEAFGTPAFLWGMTVVAAGSSLPDTFVSIAAAQADRPTVTLANVLGSNTFDLLICVPAGVLAAGTLTVNFAYIVPMMSFLVFATIVFFGISRTEMRLSRREAWTLLGLYTAFVCWLVLESLRVVTVIEF; encoded by the coding sequence ATGATCGAAATCGCTGGGCTGCTAGCCCTCGCTGCCGTCGGAGCCGGGATCGTCTGGTTCGGTAGCATCCGGCTCGAGGACGCGGCGAACGACATCGCAGCGGGCTACGGGCTGCCGACGGTCGTTCAGGGAGCAGTAATCGCCGCAGTGGGCTCGAGCATGCCCGAACTGGTGAGCGTGTTGCTCGCGACGCTTGTCCACGGCGAGTTCGAACTCGGCGTGGGTTCGATCGTCGGCTCCGCGGTGTTCAACCTGCTCGCGATCCCGGGCATGGCCGTGGTCATAGGCGGTGGCATCGACACGACGCGGGAACTCGTCTACAAGGAAGCGCTGTTTTACATGCTCGCGGTCGCGTCGCTGCTGTTGACGTTCTCGCTCGCAGTCATCTACAATCCGGTCACCGCGGCCGATGGACTCATACGTGGAGCAGTCTCCCGGCCGCTCGCTCTCTTCCCTGTCGCCCTGTACGGGCTCTACATCTTCACCCAGTATCTCGACGTCGCCGACGAAGGGCGAGTAGTGGACGAGTCGGTGGATATGGGACGCGCCTGGCTCTGGTTCGGCGTCGGACTCGTCACGATCGTCATCGGCGTCGAAGGCCTCGTTCGGTCGGCGGTCGGTCTCGGGGAGGCGTTCGGGACGCCGGCGTTTCTCTGGGGTATGACTGTTGTCGCCGCGGGCTCGAGCCTGCCCGACACGTTCGTCAGCATCGCGGCCGCCCAGGCAGACCGGCCGACGGTTACGCTGGCGAACGTTCTCGGGAGCAACACCTTCGACTTACTCATCTGCGTCCCGGCCGGCGTCCTCGCCGCCGGCACGTTGACGGTGAATTTTGCCTACATCGTCCCGATGATGAGCTTTCTGGTCTTCGCGACCATCGTGTTTTTCGGGATTTCGCGGACCGAAATGCGTCTCTCCCGACGCGAAGCGTGGACGTTGCTCGGGCTGTACACGGCGTTCGTTTGTTGGTTGGTTCTCGAGAGTCTCCGTGTGGTCACCGTCATCGAGTTCTGA
- a CDS encoding DUF5813 family protein — protein sequence MTDLPGPIERELESHGAFTRTGGDYDLTTTVFETTVTADDAEGKRDGRFSVTVVLPSLDAAVADEIVAGVVEDGWFETLERRLQDVFGVAQTSTHAEPAVERDDDEVRVRLEYTAWDAAEGVEDAKALIEFVEGTYAQGIIPGYEYRGPAATLLENAQNRGRQATDDDDGGMPM from the coding sequence ATGACCGACCTTCCGGGACCCATTGAACGCGAACTCGAGTCCCACGGCGCGTTCACCCGAACCGGCGGCGACTACGACCTCACGACCACCGTCTTCGAGACGACCGTCACGGCCGACGACGCCGAGGGAAAACGCGACGGCCGATTCAGCGTGACGGTCGTTCTCCCGTCGCTCGACGCCGCCGTGGCCGACGAAATCGTTGCGGGCGTCGTCGAGGACGGCTGGTTCGAAACCCTCGAACGCCGCTTGCAGGACGTTTTCGGCGTCGCCCAGACGAGTACCCACGCCGAACCCGCCGTCGAACGCGACGACGACGAGGTTCGGGTCCGTCTCGAGTACACCGCCTGGGACGCAGCCGAGGGCGTCGAAGACGCCAAAGCCCTGATCGAGTTCGTCGAGGGCACGTACGCGCAGGGGATAATCCCCGGGTACGAGTATCGCGGACCGGCGGCGACCTTGCTCGAGAACGCCCAGAATCGTGGACGACAGGCCACGGACGACGACGACGGCGGTATGCCGATGTAA